The genomic interval TAATTGGCTACAACGTTGGGATTTTCCATCCGGCAGGGTCCGCACCAACTGGCCCAAAAATCGACCAGCACATACTTTCCTTTGAAAGAGGACAGAGAAACACCAACACCGGAGGTATCCGGCTGTGTAAAATCTACCGCCGTGGTACCGATGGCGCCAATTTTATTATAGTCAATGTATTTTTTAAGCTGCTGCCCGGTTTGAGAAAGTCTGACTTTCTCGTCCACCCGCTCAAATCGTTTTTCAAGTAATACCGGATCATCGTAAAATTGAGAGGTAACAGATAACATAAAGGGTGCAACAAATGAACCCCGGTGAATATCCAGGTATGCATCAATGGCTGTCTGTATCTGCGGTTGTAAGGCATTGTAAACAGTAATCAGGGAATCTCTTTTCAGCCCTTCCGGCAGCGAATTGATCGTGGAAGCGACATTATTTACCTGAGCTACCAGCGGGTTGAATACTTCTTTAAAGGCTACAAAATCCTGGTGTACAGAGGAGCCTTTGATCGAAAGGTTAGCGAGATCCTCCTTTTTGCCGGTAACGGTGATCGGACTATTCTCCAGAAAAAGGTATTGGGGCTTTTCCTTTCCAATGACCAGTAAATAGATCTCGGGTTCTGTTACCACACCTTTCAACTGAAACTTATAATCCTTTACTGAATCAGTTGCCAGTATGTCCTTTGTTTCCGTATGCATCAAATTCACAACGGTACCATTGGTGAGTCCGATGATACTGCCTGAAACCTGAAACCCTTCCGTTTTTTGGCCGGAAGCGATCCAGACAATGGATAGTGTGTGGAGTAAAAAAATAAATTTCTTCATGTTCATTTTCATTTGTGTCTGGATTTGAGCACCTCTATAACATCGTCCAGTTTTTTCCCTTTGGCCTGGAGTAAAATTAAATAATGGAACAATAAATCGGCAGCTTCGTTCAAAAACAGGTCATCTCTTCCGTCCTTAGCCTCGATCACGAGTTCCACTGCCTCCTCTCCCACTTTCTGGGCTATTTTATTGATGCCCTTTCCAAACAGCTGATGTACATACGATTTTTCATTGGTTCCGGATCGGCGCAGGGCAATGATATCCTCCAGATAGTGTAGAAAATCGCTAAAATGGTTGCGTTCATTCCAGCAGGTATCGGCCCCCGTATGGCACACAGGCCCCGTAGGCGCGGCCTTAATAAGCAGGGTATCCTGGTCGCAATCTACCATTACTTCCTTTACATGCAAGTGGTTACCACTTTCCTCTCCTTTGGTCCACAGCCTGTTCTTACTCCGACTGAAAAAAGTAACCAGACCCTGCTGCATGGTCATGTCCAGGGCTTCCTGGTTCATGAAACCAAGCATCAGCACCTTGAGTGTCTGATGATCCTGTACGATCACTGGTGCGAGGCCATCTTTGAATTTATTAAAATCGACTTTCATGATTGGAAGTACAAATTTATGGGGGATTATTGGTTACACAGATTTTAGGTATTGGGTTATCCCGGAAAGCACTGCATACACGGAATGCATTTAGCGGATGGGGATGCCTTTGAATTTCAGGTGTTTTTTAAGGTTGGGGATCGATATTTCTTTGAAATGGAAGATGCTGGCAGCCAGGGCAGCATCCGCCTGAGCGATTTGGAAAACATCCACAAAATGATCCAGGGCGCCCCCTCCTCCCGAGGCGATCACCGGAACCGGAAGTGTGGTGGAAAGTTGACGGGTAATATCCAGTGCAAACCCCGATTTGGTTCCGTCATGGTTCATCGAGGTAAGCAATATTTCTCCTACACCCCGGTCGACGGCTTCTCTGGCCCAATCAACACATCGAATTAGCGTACGTGTTCTGCCCCCGTGCAGGTACACATACCATTCCCCATCCTCTTCCTTTCGGGTGTCAATGGCCAGAACGACAAACTGGCTACCAAATTCCCGGGCAAGATCACCAATGAGAGCGGGGTCGTTAACGGCCGCTGTATTGATCGATACCTTATCGGCCCCATTATCCAACAAAAGAGAGGCATCTTCCACCGAACGTACACCACCACCCACCGTAAAGGGAATATTGACATGTACCGCAATTTGTCGCACCAATGCACTCAGGGTTTTGCGTTTTTCCACGGTAGCAGTGATATCCAGAAATACCAGCTCATCCGCCCCTTCCCGTGCATAGAGGGCACCCAATTCTACCGGATCACCGGCATCGCGGAGGTCAACAAAATTGGTACCCTTTACGGTTCGTCCATCGCGGATATCCAGACAGGGTATGATCCTTTTGGTGAGCCCGGATACAGGGGTTGTTATTGTATTTTGAATGGTCATTAGAATCTTTTTAGGTCCTCCAGGGTGATCCGGTTTTCATAGATCGCCTTTCCCACAATCGCGGCCCGGCATCCTGCTTCCTGCAGGGCATCCAGGTCGGCCATGGAGCTCACTCCACCACTGGCGATAAAATACAGCGATGGAAATTTTGATACGATATTTTTATATAGTTCCACAGCTGGTCCTTCCAGCCGTCCATCCTTGCTTACATCAGTACAAAATAGTTGAGAGATGCCTTTCTGTATATATTTTTCAATCAGGTCGTACACCCAGATCTCCGTAGTTTCCAACCAACCTCCGATCGCAATTTTTTCATTCTTCACATCCGCACCCAATAAAAATTTATCGGCGCCAAACTGAGTTAACCAACCTGAGAATATATCCTCTCCTTTTACAGCCAGGCTTCCTACCGTTGCCCATTGAGCGCCTGAATTAAAAACGATCCGTACATCTTCTTCCTTTTTCAATCCTCCGCCAAAATCTATTTGCAGCTTTGTCTTTCCGGCCAGTTGCTCCAGTACCTTCCAGTTCTTTACTGCACCCGCCTTTGCCCCATCCAAATCCACAAGGTGCAAACGTGTGAGCCCGGCATCTTCAAAACGAAGGGCCACTTCCAATGGGTTTTCATTGTACACTTTTTTTTGGGCATAATCTCCTTCCGTTAACCGGACACATTTGCCTTCAATGATATCAATGGCAGGTATGATCTCCATACTATAAGGCTATAAAATTCTTTAAAATAAGTTCACCGACCTCCGCGCTTTTTTCCGGGTGAAACTGTACACCGTAAAAATTATCCCTTGCCAGGGCCGAACTATAGGGGGTAACATAATCGGTTGAAGAAATGGTATGTTCTCCCAGGTCGGCATAAAACCCATGTACAAAATAACAATAGGAATGCTCCGGCACCTGATGAAACAACTTTGATTTCAATCCGTAAATTTTATTCCACCCCATTTGAGGAATCTTGATGGATTGATCCGGGGAGGGGGCAAATCTTTTTACGCTTTCCTCAAAAATACCCAGACAGGGCGTATCGTTTTCCTCCGAGTACCGGCACATGAGTTGCATACCAAGACAGATACCCAATACAGGTTGTTTAAGTCCGATGATCAGTTGGTCAAGACCTCTTTCCTTCAGGTACCGCATGGCTGAACTGGCCTCACCTACCCCCGGGAAAATGACCTTATCGGCCTGCCGGATCTGATCGGGATCATCGGTTACCACAGCCTCCACACCAATTCGCTCCAGGGCAAAAAGTACACTGCGGATATTTCCAGCGTTATATTTTATAATTACTAAATTCATGTCCTATTTTTGTTGCCCTAAGCGGAAGTAGCTCACCTGGTAGAGCGACAGCTTCCCAAGCTGTAGGTAGCCGGTTCGAGTCCGGTCTTCCGCTCGCTTTTCTTCCAAAAGTTTCTCGCAGCGTCCGCAGCGCTTCTTTGCGAGCGCGGCGAGAAACCTAATAAATAATTCCCTCTATAAATTCTTCTGCTTTTGTAAGGCCTTTTTCCACCTGTTGAATATAGGCTGTTCCAATTATAGCCCCTGCCGCATGGCTGGCAGCACGTTCAAAACTCGCTTTGTCCTTGATTCCAAAGCCAACCAGGATGGGATTTTTCAATGACATTTTATTCAATCTTGCCAGATAATCTTCTACCGGTGACATTTCCTTGTCCGATCCTGTGGTGGAGGAAGAAGAAACAGCATAGAGGAAACCGCTGCTCAGTTCATCCAGTTCGCGGATCCTTTCTTCACTGGTTTCCGGCGTAACCAGAAATATAAAATCAAGTCCATACTTTCTGATCACTGACCCATATTCCGACTTGAACTCAAAAGCAGGAAGGTCGGGAAGAATAAGACCATCGATTCCCACGGCCGCAGCATCGGCACAAAACCGCTCAAACCCATATTGAAGCACCGGGTTCATATACCCCATCAAAACCACCGGCATTTCATGCCCGATACCACCTTGGTCCGGGGAGTGTCGCAATACTTTCAATTGATCAAATAATAACTGAATCGTCATTCCATTGGCCAAGGCCCTGGCACTGCTTTGCTGAATGACGGGTCCATCGGCCAGGGGATCGCTATAAGGCATTCCCAATTCCACCAGGTCCACCCCAATGGCGTGCAATGACCGTATCACCTCAAGGGTGCTGTCGCGTTCCGGAAACCCAGCGGTGCAATAGACATTGAGCACCTTATTTTTCTTTCGCTTGAATAATGCATCTAATCGGCTCATGAGTGCTGCTTACTAATTGGTGGTAGGAATAATGGAAAAGGTCTCCCCGTCAATGGTGAGAAAATTATACCGGGGATAACTGTCCACATCAATAATCAGATCAAACAGGGCCTGTTGCTTACCAGCTGTACGGGTAAATTTCAAGATCACCGTATCGCCCTGGCGAATAGAGGACAATTGCCCTTCGTTAAAATCGGTATCCAGACAGCGTTGAAACTCATACCGCTCTCCGTTGAGGTTTGAATTCATTTTAAAGGCAGCACTCATTCCCTGGCAATCTTCTTTCACTTTGGAAAATTTCATTTCATGTTTGGTATAGGGTTTGGTTTCACAACTCAACACCCCAAACAATAAAAAAACGAGAAGATATTTCATATGTTAGTGTTTAAATAATTCATTTAACTGCTCTTCTGCGATCAGCCTAACCCATGTTTCATATAGGTCCCCAGGTCCTTATCCCCTCTTCCACTCAGGCAAACCACGACAATATCTGATTTATTCCATTGAATTTGTGCCAATGCGGATAAAGCATGAGCCGTTTCGAGAGCCGGGATAATGCCTTCAAGCCTGGCGAGTTGAAGAGCGGCTTCAAGGGCCTCTTCATCTGTGGCAGATAAAAACCTTGCCCGTCCGGAATCAAACAGATGGGCATGCAGGGGGCCGATTCCCGGGTAATCCAATCCGGCCGAAATGCTATGAGGTTCCACTACCTGACCATCGGCCGTTTGCATCACCAGGCTTTTACTCCCGTGCAGAATTCCCATGGTTCCCAATTGGGTGGTAGCGGCCGAATGTCCGGATTGCACCCCCATACCGGCTGCTTCTACCGCGACCAGGTTTACAGCGGCCTCTTCCAGGAAATGATAAAAGGCACCAGCTGCATTGCTTCCCCCACCTACACAGGCCACCACATGCGTAGGTAATTCACTGCCGGTCTTTTCCTTCAATTGCTTTCTGATCTCCTCACTGATCACACTTTGAAACCGGGACACCATATCCGGATAGGGATGTGGCCCTACCACACTGCCAATAATGTAATGCGTATCATCGGGGTGGTTGATCCAATCGCGAATGGCTTCATTGGTCGCATCTTTAAGGGTTTTGCTTCCCGAGGTAGCAGGAACCACAGTGGCGCCAAGCATTTTCATTCTGGCCACATTCGGAGCCTGTCTTTCGATATCTTTCTCCCCCATATACACAATACACTCTATTCCTTTAAGGGCACAGACCGTTGCGGTTGCCACTCCATGCTGTCCAGCTCCTGTTTCGGCGATGATGCGTTTCTTTCCTAATCGTTGCGCCAGCAATATTTGTCCAATGGTATTATTGATCTTATGTGCTCCTGTATGACAAAGGTCTTCGCGCTTGAGATAAATTTGCGCACCGAAACGGGCGCTTAACCGTTCAGCCAGGTATAAAGGCGTAGGTCTTCCAACGTAGTCACGCAAGAGTGCCTGAAATTCCTGTTGAAAATCCGCCTCGCCCATGATAGTCAGGTATCGTTCTCTCAGTTCCTCCACATTGCGGTGAAGCATCTCTGGTATATAGGCGCCGCCAAATTTTCCATAGTACCCTTGTTCTGTCGGCTGTTTATACATTACCATCTCTTAGATTATTGATAAATGAACTTATTTTTTCCATATTCTTTACCCCGGCACTGATCTCAAACCTGCTGTTGATGTCCACCGCAAACAGTTTTTTACCTAATTGACCGGCAGCAAAGTCCTTTAATTTTTCTTCATCCCCGGGTTCGATCCCTCCACTGAGAAAAAAGATCTTGTCGATCTGTTTATCGGCCAATAGGCCCCAGTCAAATTTCTTGCCTGTTCCGCCATATCCGGCACCGAGTGTATCAAACATATACATATCGCAACACTCATCATAAGCCCTGACCATCCATTCAATAGGATCATTTTCACCTAAGCGAAAGGCTTTGACAACGGTGACATAATTCGCCACCTTTTCACAAAACCGCTCCGACTCATCCCCATGCAATTGTACCATATCCAGCCGGTAATCTTCCACCGTACGTAACAAGGTTTCATAATCCTCATTGACAAAGACCCCTACCTTTCCGATTCGCCCTCCCGTTTTTTTCATTTTCTCGGGCGATATCTTGTTCCGCACATAACGGGGTGACTTGGGGTAAAAAATAAAACCCGCAAGTTCTACCCCCAATTCCTCCAGCGCATTGACCTGGTCGGGAAGGGTCATACCACATACTTTGACGCGAAAGGGTGCGCGTCGCGATGTGGCGGGGTTATCAGTCTTGTGGAGCTCGTTCATATTGCTGCATTTTAAGTGTGTTCACTCCGCAAGCATCGTTTTTTTGGCTGCTTTCCTTTAAAAGCTAATGGGTAATAGCCATTAGCTTTTAGCTATTAGTTCCTTTGTTTGTACCCATTCGCTGCTAAACCGCGCAAAAGCTTCAACGGGGTCATGCTCCTTCATAAA from Chitinophagales bacterium carries:
- a CDS encoding AhpC/TSA family protein; the encoded protein is MKKFIFLLHTLSIVWIASGQKTEGFQVSGSIIGLTNGTVVNLMHTETKDILATDSVKDYKFQLKGVVTEPEIYLLVIGKEKPQYLFLENSPITVTGKKEDLANLSIKGSSVHQDFVAFKEVFNPLVAQVNNVASTINSLPEGLKRDSLITVYNALQPQIQTAIDAYLDIHRGSFVAPFMLSVTSQFYDDPVLLEKRFERVDEKVRLSQTGQQLKKYIDYNKIGAIGTTAVDFTQPDTSGVGVSLSSFKGKYVLVDFWASWCGPCRMENPNVVANYQRFKDKKFTVFGVSLDRPGQKNAWIQAIKKDNLTWTHVSDLKFWENEAALLYRVSSIPYNFLVDPNGIIIAKNLRGPELESKLCELLGCN
- a CDS encoding bifunctional phosphoribosyl-AMP cyclohydrolase/phosphoribosyl-ATP diphosphatase HisIE; the protein is MKVDFNKFKDGLAPVIVQDHQTLKVLMLGFMNQEALDMTMQQGLVTFFSRSKNRLWTKGEESGNHLHVKEVMVDCDQDTLLIKAAPTGPVCHTGADTCWNERNHFSDFLHYLEDIIALRRSGTNEKSYVHQLFGKGINKIAQKVGEEAVELVIEAKDGRDDLFLNEAADLLFHYLILLQAKGKKLDDVIEVLKSRHK
- the hisF gene encoding imidazole glycerol phosphate synthase subunit HisF, whose protein sequence is MTIQNTITTPVSGLTKRIIPCLDIRDGRTVKGTNFVDLRDAGDPVELGALYAREGADELVFLDITATVEKRKTLSALVRQIAVHVNIPFTVGGGVRSVEDASLLLDNGADKVSINTAAVNDPALIGDLAREFGSQFVVLAIDTRKEEDGEWYVYLHGGRTRTLIRCVDWAREAVDRGVGEILLTSMNHDGTKSGFALDITRQLSTTLPVPVIASGGGGALDHFVDVFQIAQADAALAASIFHFKEISIPNLKKHLKFKGIPIR
- the hisA gene encoding 1-(5-phosphoribosyl)-5-[(5-phosphoribosylamino)methylideneamino]imidazole-4-carboxamide isomerase, giving the protein MEIIPAIDIIEGKCVRLTEGDYAQKKVYNENPLEVALRFEDAGLTRLHLVDLDGAKAGAVKNWKVLEQLAGKTKLQIDFGGGLKKEEDVRIVFNSGAQWATVGSLAVKGEDIFSGWLTQFGADKFLLGADVKNEKIAIGGWLETTEIWVYDLIEKYIQKGISQLFCTDVSKDGRLEGPAVELYKNIVSKFPSLYFIASGGVSSMADLDALQEAGCRAAIVGKAIYENRITLEDLKRF
- the hisH gene encoding imidazole glycerol phosphate synthase subunit HisH codes for the protein MNLVIIKYNAGNIRSVLFALERIGVEAVVTDDPDQIRQADKVIFPGVGEASSAMRYLKERGLDQLIIGLKQPVLGICLGMQLMCRYSEENDTPCLGIFEESVKRFAPSPDQSIKIPQMGWNKIYGLKSKLFHQVPEHSYCYFVHGFYADLGEHTISSTDYVTPYSSALARDNFYGVQFHPEKSAEVGELILKNFIAL
- a CDS encoding tryptophan synthase subunit alpha, with translation MSRLDALFKRKKNKVLNVYCTAGFPERDSTLEVIRSLHAIGVDLVELGMPYSDPLADGPVIQQSSARALANGMTIQLLFDQLKVLRHSPDQGGIGHEMPVVLMGYMNPVLQYGFERFCADAAAVGIDGLILPDLPAFEFKSEYGSVIRKYGLDFIFLVTPETSEERIRELDELSSGFLYAVSSSSTTGSDKEMSPVEDYLARLNKMSLKNPILVGFGIKDKASFERAASHAAGAIIGTAYIQQVEKGLTKAEEFIEGIIY
- the trpB gene encoding tryptophan synthase subunit beta, encoding MVMYKQPTEQGYYGKFGGAYIPEMLHRNVEELRERYLTIMGEADFQQEFQALLRDYVGRPTPLYLAERLSARFGAQIYLKREDLCHTGAHKINNTIGQILLAQRLGKKRIIAETGAGQHGVATATVCALKGIECIVYMGEKDIERQAPNVARMKMLGATVVPATSGSKTLKDATNEAIRDWINHPDDTHYIIGSVVGPHPYPDMVSRFQSVISEEIRKQLKEKTGSELPTHVVACVGGGSNAAGAFYHFLEEAAVNLVAVEAAGMGVQSGHSAATTQLGTMGILHGSKSLVMQTADGQVVEPHSISAGLDYPGIGPLHAHLFDSGRARFLSATDEEALEAALQLARLEGIIPALETAHALSALAQIQWNKSDIVVVCLSGRGDKDLGTYMKHGLG
- a CDS encoding phosphoribosylanthranilate isomerase; translation: MNELHKTDNPATSRRAPFRVKVCGMTLPDQVNALEELGVELAGFIFYPKSPRYVRNKISPEKMKKTGGRIGKVGVFVNEDYETLLRTVEDYRLDMVQLHGDESERFCEKVANYVTVVKAFRLGENDPIEWMVRAYDECCDMYMFDTLGAGYGGTGKKFDWGLLADKQIDKIFFLSGGIEPGDEEKLKDFAAGQLGKKLFAVDINSRFEISAGVKNMEKISSFINNLRDGNV